The proteins below are encoded in one region of Methanosarcina barkeri 3:
- a CDS encoding class I SAM-dependent methyltransferase, which yields MTSAKSTQNATPHLPEDYDSRISGVLPFYSCFHQETINFVKSLPSTPKIWLDTGCGTGSLVNKAIEEFPATKFLLLDPSEGMLNQARKKLSSCPADRLEFLKASSSQEFSQELEEKPDVITAIQCHHYLTREGRIRATGVCYNLLKEGGIYITFENIRPLTEEGITLGKQYWHNFQLAHGRTEEEIKEHLERFDTEYFPITVEEHLELLRETGFRTVELFWYSYMQAGFYCIK from the coding sequence ATGACTTCTGCAAAATCTACCCAAAATGCTACTCCTCATCTTCCTGAGGACTATGATTCTCGGATTTCCGGAGTTCTCCCTTTTTACTCCTGCTTTCATCAGGAAACCATTAATTTCGTCAAATCCTTGCCATCCACCCCAAAAATCTGGCTAGATACCGGATGCGGAACAGGATCTCTGGTTAATAAGGCAATTGAAGAATTTCCGGCTACAAAGTTTCTTTTACTTGATCCCTCAGAAGGTATGCTAAATCAGGCAAGGAAAAAACTATCATCCTGCCCTGCTGACAGGCTGGAATTCCTGAAAGCTTCCTCTTCCCAGGAGTTTTCTCAAGAATTGGAAGAAAAGCCGGATGTTATAACTGCAATACAGTGTCATCATTATCTTACCCGCGAAGGCAGGATCAGGGCGACTGGTGTGTGTTATAATCTTCTAAAAGAAGGTGGGATTTATATCACATTTGAGAATATCAGGCCGCTAACCGAAGAAGGCATTACTTTAGGAAAACAATACTGGCACAATTTCCAGTTAGCTCACGGCAGGACTGAAGAAGAAATAAAGGAACATCTGGAGCGCTTTGATACCGAATATTTTCCAATAACTGTTGAAGAACACCTTGAGCTTTTAAGAGAAACAGGATTCAGAACCGTGGAACTATTCTGGTATTCTTACATGCAGGCTGGTTTTTACTGCATCAAATAA
- a CDS encoding sulfite exporter TauE/SafE family protein gives MEDLIIYLLIGAAAGILSGLFGIGGGVIIIPALVVLQGFSQIKAQGTSLVALLPPVGILAFLEYYKRGHTDLYAGIIICIAMVIGAKFGAQFANMLPVDVLRKAFGIFVILIGIKTFLGK, from the coding sequence ATGGAAGATTTAATAATTTATTTACTAATTGGTGCTGCAGCAGGTATTTTAAGCGGACTATTTGGAATTGGTGGTGGAGTTATAATTATTCCTGCACTAGTTGTTTTACAGGGATTTTCTCAAATAAAAGCCCAAGGAACTTCTCTAGTTGCACTGCTTCCGCCTGTTGGCATACTTGCATTTCTTGAGTATTATAAAAGAGGACACACCGATTTATATGCGGGTATAATTATTTGTATTGCTATGGTTATTGGTGCTAAGTTCGGAGCACAATTTGCAAATATGCTCCCGGTAGATGTACTAAGAAAGGCTTTTGGTATATTTGTTATTTTAATAGGAATAAAGACCTTTTTGGGAAAATAA
- a CDS encoding DEAD/DEAH box helicase, translating into MEKLAKFKALGLSDSTLKALKKKGFEEPTPIQEKVIPLFLKGECDIIGQAQTGTGKTTAFGAPIIEKIPEKSGRVQAIVLTPTRELAIQVSEELNSLKGDKKLHIVPIYGGQSMTQQLRMLKSGVDIVVGTPGRVIDHLERKSLNLEDIMYFVLDEADEMLNMGFIDDIKEILKATGPDKRMLFFSATMPKPILGIIKKYMKNYEHVAIEKEDLDVNLTEQIYFEVKESDKFEALCRIIDIEDEFYGLVFCRTKTDTAQLSQKLGDRGYAADALHGDLSQNEREKILNRFRKQKINILVATDVAARGIDIMDLTHVINYSLPQDPESYVHRIGRTGRAGKQGTAITFVTSTEYRRLTYIKKTSKSEMRKGRIPEIKDVIKAKRARVKTELEETIKTEDYGDCLEMSEKLLEEYPAEKILAALLKYSFKEMFDESMYAEISGSSYVDRKGKTRLFIAMGKADGMTPEKLCEFIQEETGESDLKVKDAEIFPHFSFVTVPFAQASALLEIFKDKKRGRKPFIELAQKSKGRSSKSAGESRGGTRNGARSDSRSDSRSYSRNDSRNDSHSDSRSTNSTGYTRDTRTTKKKYSSY; encoded by the coding sequence ATGGAAAAATTAGCAAAATTTAAGGCATTAGGGCTTTCAGACAGTACATTAAAAGCTCTTAAAAAGAAAGGGTTTGAAGAACCAACCCCAATTCAGGAAAAGGTTATCCCGCTTTTTTTGAAAGGAGAATGTGATATCATAGGGCAGGCTCAGACCGGAACCGGGAAAACAACGGCTTTCGGAGCTCCCATTATAGAAAAAATTCCGGAGAAATCAGGAAGGGTGCAGGCTATAGTCCTGACTCCTACTCGAGAACTGGCAATCCAGGTCTCAGAAGAGCTCAACTCCCTGAAAGGGGACAAAAAGCTGCATATAGTCCCGATTTATGGCGGACAGTCCATGACCCAGCAACTCAGAATGCTGAAAAGTGGAGTTGATATTGTCGTGGGAACCCCAGGAAGGGTCATCGATCACCTTGAGCGGAAGAGCTTGAACCTTGAGGACATCATGTACTTTGTGCTGGACGAAGCCGATGAAATGCTCAATATGGGCTTTATTGACGATATTAAGGAAATTCTAAAGGCAACTGGGCCTGATAAGCGAATGCTTTTCTTTTCAGCTACAATGCCAAAGCCAATCCTTGGCATCATCAAGAAGTATATGAAGAACTATGAGCATGTTGCCATTGAGAAAGAAGATCTTGATGTAAACCTGACCGAGCAGATTTATTTTGAAGTCAAGGAAAGCGACAAATTCGAAGCCTTGTGCAGGATTATCGATATCGAAGACGAATTCTACGGGCTTGTATTCTGCAGAACAAAAACCGATACCGCTCAGCTTTCCCAGAAGCTTGGAGACCGGGGATATGCAGCCGATGCCCTTCACGGCGACCTTTCCCAGAATGAAAGAGAAAAGATCCTGAACAGGTTCAGAAAACAAAAAATAAATATTCTCGTAGCAACCGACGTTGCAGCCCGAGGTATTGATATCATGGACCTGACCCACGTAATCAACTATTCCCTGCCTCAGGACCCTGAGTCCTACGTACACAGGATAGGAAGAACCGGTCGAGCAGGAAAGCAGGGAACTGCGATTACTTTCGTTACATCTACGGAGTACAGGCGGCTTACCTACATAAAAAAGACTTCAAAGTCCGAAATGAGAAAAGGCCGAATTCCCGAGATCAAAGATGTAATAAAAGCCAAAAGGGCAAGAGTAAAAACCGAACTCGAAGAGACTATAAAAACCGAAGACTATGGCGACTGCCTTGAGATGAGTGAAAAGCTTCTTGAAGAGTACCCGGCCGAAAAGATTCTGGCCGCCCTCCTGAAGTACTCTTTTAAGGAAATGTTCGACGAAAGCATGTATGCAGAGATCTCCGGAAGTTCATATGTCGATCGGAAAGGTAAGACCAGGCTTTTCATAGCAATGGGGAAAGCTGACGGCATGACCCCTGAGAAGCTGTGCGAGTTTATACAGGAAGAAACTGGAGAAAGCGACCTGAAAGTAAAGGATGCAGAAATTTTCCCGCACTTCTCCTTCGTAACTGTACCTTTTGCCCAGGCTTCAGCCCTACTTGAAATCTTCAAAGACAAAAAGAGAGGTCGAAAACCCTTTATAGAGCTTGCCCAGAAATCAAAGGGCCGAAGTTCAAAGAGTGCTGGTGAATCTCGCGGCGGCACTCGCAATGGCGCTCGAAGCGATTCTCGGAGTGATTCTCGGAGTTACTCTCGAAATGACTCACGGAATGACTCTCACAGCGATTCTCGAAGTACGAACAGCACAGGTTACACAAGAGATACACGAACTACGAAGAAAAAATATTCTTCGTATTAA